Genomic DNA from Streptomyces venezuelae:
ACGATTCCGGACTATGAGCCGCACCATGCGGGGGCGTCGAAGTCGCCGAAGTCCTCGAAGCCGGCGGAGTCACCCGACGCATCGGATCCGTCCGGAGGGCACCACCATTAGTTCGCGTCGGCGCGCAGCCCCTCCCTGAGCCGGGAGAGCATCTCGGCGAGGTCGTCCGGGTCCGGGCAGCCGTCCGGCTCCGCGCAGCGGTCGGTCCAGCCGGAGGCTTCCAGCCGCTCCAGGCGTTCGAGGACGCGGGGGCGGATGTCGTCGGGCAGTCGGAACCCGTCGTCCACCGCGGCGAACAGGCAGGCCGCCACGAACCCCCAGTGGGCGTCGGGGGACGCGAGCTCGTGGAGCAGCCGGTCGTACGCGTCCGGGATGTTCCGTGCGAGGGCGTCGCGGAAGCTGACCGCGCGGAGGGCCGGGACCGACGAGTCGGCGTGTCGCTGCAGCGCGTCGGTGACGGCTCCGGCGTTGCGTTCCTCGGCGCAGTCGAGACCGGCGAGCGCCCGCGCGGCGGCGACCCGGACGACGGTCTCTTCGTCGTGGTCGAGGAGCCCGACGAGCCCCTCCACGGCCTCGCCCTCCACGGGGGAACCCGCGGCCATCGGGTTGAGGCCGTCGGCGGCGGCGCCGCGCACGTCGGCGTCGGGGTGCCGCAGGGCTTCGAGGAACAGCGCGTACGGTGGCTCGTCCAGGGGCTTGTGCATCTGGAGCTCGTCGTAGCAGCGCAACACCTCCGCCAGGACGCGGGGGCCGGGCCGCCCCCGGCCAGCCGGTCGAGGGCGCGTCGGACCGGTCCGTACCGGAGTGTGTCGTTGAACAGCAGCAGGTCCGAGAGCAGGTCGACGCCGAGGGTGCTGCGGTCCGGGTCCCGGTCGGCGCAGAGTCCGAGGGCCTCGTCGATGAGCAGGCCGACCTGGGCGCGCTCGCTCCACGACTCCCCGCCGGCGGCCCGCGCGAGGCCGCCCACAATGTCGGTGCGCTCCTTGGAGCCCGGGGCGAGGGGCAGCGCCTCGGCGAGCAGGGACTGCGCCCGCCCCCGCAGCCGGTCCGCGTCCTCCGCACCCAGCGGTTCGTTCCTGCGCACGACGAGCGACGCCAGCATCACGGCGAAGTCGAACGCCAGATCGCGATGGAAGTCCCCGGGCCGTCCGACCCCGTCGAGCCCCTGCGGGGTCCAGCCCTGCCCGCGCAGATACGTGAGGCGTTCCCGCATGTCGTCCTGGATGTCCTCGCCGACCTCCCGCAGGACCGGCGGCCCGCCGAGCTCCTCGACGAACCCGGTCCACGCCCGCAGGAAGCCCTCGGGGTCGTCCAGGTGCCCGGCGACGATCCCCTCCACGCGCTGCCGCACCCCGGCGTCGCGCCGCAGCGCGGCACAGAAACCGTCGACGACGGTCTCGTGGAAGTCGTCCGTCCACGGCTCGCGCGCCACGGCGGCTGCCAGTTCCCGGAGCGCCCACTCCAGCTCGGCGCCCTCGGCGGCGGCGAGGGCCGCCTTGCCACGGACGGCCACGTCCGGGTCCCGCAGAGCGACCCCCAGCTCCTGGTGCAACTCGGCCGGCCTGCGCTCTCTCCGCTTCTTGAACACGGGGGCAGGGTACGCAGGTCAGGTGCCCTGAGGCAGCACGGTTCGCGGTCGCCGCCGGGCGGTGGGTGCGAGGAGGGCGCGGAGATCGGTGACGCGGTACCCGCGCCCGACGACCGCGTCGAGAATCCGCGGCAGGGCCCGGGCGTCGAGCACGTCCGTCCGCCCCTCGGAGGCACCCACGTGCAGCTGAAGGATCGCTCCGGGGCGCAGGGCGTCCACGGCCCTGCGCACCGCGCGGTCCACCGTCATGCCGCCCTCGGTTCCCTTCCACCCGTTGGTGTCGGCCGTGTACTCGATGTCCGCGAACCCCAGCTCGTTGACCTCCCTGATGTGGCCGGGGGCGGTCTCGCCGTAGGGGAAACGGAAGAACGGGGTCAGCGCGGCACCCGCACCGGCCGCGCGCAGGGCGCGGTCCGCGGCCCGCACCTCGCGCCGCCGCCCGGCGGCGGTCAGGTCCTTGAAGCGGGGGTGGCTGAAGGAGTGGTTGCCCAGGCCGTGTCCCGCGGCCACCACCCGCCGCACCACCCGCGGGTGCCGGTCGGCGAAGTCGCCGGTGAGGAAGAACGTGGCGGGCGCGTGCCGACGGCCGAGCTCGGCGAGCATCCGGCCGAGGCCCGCGTCGTTCCAGGCCGCGTTGAAGGTCACCGCGACCACTCGCTCGCGTGTGGCGATGACCCGGTTCTCCGACCCGAACAGGGCCCGCAGCCTCCTCTCGTCCACGGGTGCCGGTGTGTGCCGCAGGGCGGCATGGGCCGGTGCGGCGGTCTCGGGCCCCGGGGCCCGCCATTCGGCGGCGAGCAGCCCGGCGGCGGCCACGCCGAGCATCCGGCGGGACACGGGGCGGTTCAGGGCGACGGCGGAAGGAGTTCTCATGCCCTCGTGATCGGCCGGCCGATGCCCGGCCTTGAGTGGCCCCACGTGTCCCGCCGTGAGGGGCCCCACGACGGTCGGACGCCCCCCTCGACCTCGAATCCTCCCCGAACCCTCCACGCGCATCTCCGGCCACCCATACGGAAAGATGCCTCCTGACATCGTCAGGGAGGAGTGACCGAAGGTGACCGAGGAACCGCGTCCCACTCTGGAGGCCGTGGCCGCTCGTGCCGGGGTGTCCAGGGCCACCGTCTCGCGCGTCGTCAACGGGGACCCGGGGGTGCGGGAGGTGCTCGCGGAGAAGGTGCGGCGGGTCGTCGACGAGCTCGGGTACGTGCCCAACCGGGCCGCCCGGAGCCTCGTCACGCGGCGCCACGACGCGGTCGCCGTGGTGATCGCCGAGCCCGAGACGCGGGTCTTCGCCGACCCGTTCTTCGCGCTGCAACTGCGCGGCATCAGCAAGGAGTTGACGGCGCACGACATTCAGCTCGTGCTGCTGCTCACCGAGGGGCGGGACGATCACGAGCGGGTCGGGCGGTACCTCGCGGGCGGGCACGTCGACGGCGCGCTCGTCTTCTCGCTGCACCTGGACGACCCGCTGCCCGGCATCATCCGCCGCGCCGGGGTCCCGACGGTCTTCGGCGGGCGCCCCGGCTGGCCCCAGGCGGAGGGCGGCGGGCCGGACGCGCCCTACGTCGACTGCGACAACCGGGGCGGGGCGCGGGACGCGGTGCGACACCTGGTCGGTCTCGGGCGGCGCCGTATCGCGCACATCACCGGTGCCCTCGACCAGACCTCCGCGGTCGACCGGCTCGACGGGTACCGCGACGCGCTGCCCGACGTCGACCCCGCACTGATCGCCGAGGGCGACTTCACCCCGGCGGGCGGGGAGCGCGCGATGCGGGAACTCCTCGACCGTACGCCCCAGTTGGACGCCGTTTTCGCGGCCAACGACCTGACCGCGTCCGGCGCCCTCCGGGTGCTCCGTGAGCGGGGCCGCAGGGTGCCCGACGACGTGGCGGTGGTCGGCTTCGACGACATGCTCCCGGTCGCCGAGCAGACCGAACCGCCCCTCACCACGGTCCGTCAGGACATCGAGGAGATGGGGCGGTTGATGGCAGGAATGCTGCTCCAGGGGAGGGCAGGTCAGGAGCGCGGGACCGGTGCGGAGGGGGAGGCGGAGAGCGGCGCCGGGCCCGCCGGTGTGGTCCTGCCGACGTCCCTGGTGCGCCGCGCCTCCGCGTAAGGGGTCTTGCGGAAAAGTCGCGAAGGGCGTGTCGGGATCTACGAACCCACGCTCACCGTGAATCGTCGCGGATTGCCGTCGTGTGCCGCGCCCGACACGTCCGGCTGCCCGTCGGGGCGTACGTCGTCGTACGGGAAGGCGTACCCGATGGGGGAGTTGGCGTGCACCACGCGTGACCAGTGGTTGGTCACCGGGTCCCGATAGTAGTCCGCCGTGCTCGTGCCGTTCGGCTGCTGGGGGTGGGTGAGCATGATGCTGCGGTTGAATCCTGCCGCGAGCCGGGCCAGCAGGCCCTTCTTGTCGTCGGGGTCATTCGGGTTGTTGGCGAACGGGCCGTGGTTGCAGGTGAAGATGTCCTTGGAGGTCGGCTTGGGGAAGGAGTGGCCGCCGTTGAACGTCAGGACGTCGCCGTTCACCCGGCCGGTGAACACGCCGCGTCCGCCCTGCAGATCGATCCGGAGATCCGTGCCGCGGTACTTGTCCCACACCTTGTCGATGTAGCTGTTCCACACGTCGCGGAACGGCATCTGGCCCGGGCGGTCGAAGTACGGCGCCATGAGGTTCTGCGGTGAGATGACGCGCAGGACACCACCGTCGTCACCACGGATGACCAGCTTGTCCCAGGGCTGTCCGTCCTTGCCCGCCTGCGCCGTCAGGTCCGCCGCGATCCTGTCGACGGCGCCGTCGGGCAGCGGGGCGACGGTGTGCCTGCCGTCGCCCTCCAGGGTCAGGCCGATGGGCAGCGCGGTCACCAGGTCGACGTAGCTGATGTTGGCGTACAACTGCTGCGGGTTGAAGGTGAACTCGCAGAACGACCACGTGCGGCCGTAGTTGGGGTCCGCGCGGGTCGCGAAGGCGGGCTCGACCAGGGCGGGGCCCGGGTTGAGGAAGAAGTCCAGCTTGTCGTCGCGCACGAAGTAGACGCGGGCGCCGAACATCTGAGGCAGGGTCAGGACCTTGGGCGCGGACCCGGCTGCACTGAGCGGGATGGCGCAGTCGACCGGCAGCGGGGTCTGCGGGGCCGAGGGCGACTCGGGACGGTAGACGCCGCCGTCCGGCTTGAGCAGCACCCAGCGGCCGGTGCCCTGCTCGTGCCCTGTGACGTAGGCGCGCACCTGGCCGGGGAGCGACTTGTTCGCGAGGGCCAGCTCGCAGGTGGCGGGCGCGGCCCTGCCGCCCGCCGTGCCCGCCTGGGCGCCGGGGCTCAGGGCGCTGCCCCAGGCGGGGTAGGTGAGGGCGCCCGCGGCGCCGGCTGCGGTGGTCAGGAACGTTCGACGCGATATCACGGAAGGTCTCCTGCGCGGTTGCGTGGGGGGATGCGGTGTGGGGGGCACCACTGTCCCGACGGGCGATTGCGGCGTCAAGAGTTGTGACTGAGAGCGCTCTCACAAATGTTTTTCGTTCATCAAATGACGTGGTGAGGGCGCCGGCCGGCTCCGGCGGGACGATTGTCAGTGGCGGGTGCCAGACTTCTGAGTGCGGGAGAGAGATCCGACAAAGGAGTCGATCATGCTCAATAACCGTTTCATGACAGGTGCACCCGTCTGGGTGGACATGTGTGCTCCTGACCTCGGCAGCGTCAGCGGGTTCTACCGCGAGCTGTTCGGCTGGGAGCTCCAGCAGGGAGCCGCGGACGTCGGCGGCTACAGCCAGTACCAGCTCTCGGGCCGCACCGCCGCGGGCGCGATGGCCATATCGGGCGACGAGGCCGCACCGGCCTGGACGCTCTACTTCCGCACGCCGGACGTCGACGCGACGGTGAAAGCGGTCGAACAGGCGGGTGGCAGCACGCTCTTCGAGGCCGTGGACATCCTCGACCTCGGCCGCATGGCGGGCCTCGTCGACGCCGCGGGCGTTCCGTTCTCCGTGTGGCAGCAGGGCGAGCTCAAGGGCCTCGATGTCCTGAACGAACCGGGCGGTCTCCTCTGGACCGAGCTGTACACCCCGGACGTCGCCGCGGCCACCGCGTTCTACGGCGCCGTGTTCGGCTGGCAGACCACCGAGGCGGCCTTCCCCGGCGGGTCGTACACGATGGTGCACCCGGCGGACGGCTCGGCGGACGACATGTTCGGCGGCATCGTGCCGCTGGCGAGCGATCCCTCCGAGACCGGGGCGTACTGGCTGCCGTACTTCCAGGTGGACGACTGCGACGCCGCGGTTGCCAGGGCCCGGGAAGGCGGCGGCGCGGTGCGCATGGAGCCCGTCTCGATGGAGGGCGTGGGGCGCTTCGCGAAGCTCGCGGACCCGGCGGGGGCGAAGTTCGCGGTGCTGCAGCCGTCGCCGCCCGGGGAGCAGGGGCGGTAGGCCCGGCGCGAGGTCGGGGGCACGGCCTTCGGTGCTCGGTTCCATGGCCCAGCGGGCCGGAACCGGGTGCCGAAGCGCCGTTTCGTGATGCCCGTGGCTGGGCAGCCCTCACCGGGGTGTTCGCCGGGCACAGCCGCCGAGAGGCCGGTCAGGCGGTCGTTGATCGTTCGTTGATCGGTTGTTTCGCGCGGTGGGGCAGCATCGGTGCCATGCAGATCGAGATGACAGCCGAGCCCGAACTCGCCTGGCAGGAGCAGGCTCTGTGCGCCCAGACCGGAGCCGAGTTCTTCTTCCCCGAGCCCGGTAGCTCGGTGCGCGAGGCGAAGGACATCTGCCGGATGTGCGACATGCGCACGGCCTGCCTGGAGTACGCACTGAACAACGACGAGCGGTTCGGCGTCTGGGGTGGCCTCTCCGAGAAGGAGCGGTACGCCCTCAGACGCGAGACCCGCGCCTGAAAGACCGCTACGCGCCGGTACGGCGATGACCCCGAACCCGCGGGCCCCTGATGATCAGGGAGCCCGCGGGTTCGCGGCCTGTCAGGCGTAGGTCACCACGAACCGACGCGTCCCCGCGGGGACCCGCACGTCGTCGCCGGAGACGGGCAGCTGCCGCCCGTCGGCCGCCACCGACCGCACCTGTCCGAACCGGCACGGATAGACGTACCGCACCCGCTCCGGAGCCTCGGTCACCTCCACCGTCACCGTCCGGCGGCCCCCGTCGTGCGTGAGCCGGTAGCCGAAGGGCTCACCGAACAGCGTCGGCGCGGACTCGACGGCCACCGTCTGCCCGTCCGGCACCCAGTGCGGACGTACGCCGGGCGCGATGTACATGTGCGGATCGTGGTCCTCGTCCGCCTCGAACAGCAGGATGTCGCGGATCAGGAGCAGGTATTCCGCGGCGGCCCAGCCGTGTGGGATGTCACCCATGTACCAGTGCCGGGAGGGCACTTCGTGGAAGTCCGACGCGATCGTGAAGGCGTGCTGCTCGTTCCAGGCACCGAGTGCGACCGCCCGCTCCTCGGCCCGCGGGAACGCGGCCCCCACGATCCAGCCGAGCAGCGCGTCCGCCCGCGCCGGGTCACCCGCGAGCAGGCAGGCGTGCGCCAACTGCGTGGTGAGGTAGGGGCCGTAGGCGTTCCACGCCGCCTCGTGCCGGTAGCCGCCCCGCACGAAGTGGGCGTACATGGTGTCGAGCGTGAAGCGTGCCGCCGCGTCGATGTCGGTGCCGAGCTTGCTGCCCATGTGCAGCCGCAGCGGGTGGAAGAACGCCGCCGTGCCGATCATCGTCGAGTCGAGCCTGCCGACGTCGCCGGGACCGGTCGGGATGAACGTCTCCCAGGCACCGCGCCTGCGCTGCTCCGCGAGGACCCAGCGCACCGATGCCGCCGTGGCCCGCTTCACGTCGTCGAAGGCCGCCCACAGTTCGGGCACGTCCGGCGAGCCGATGCGCTCCGCGAGGCGCGCCGCCTCGTACAGACCGGCGAGCGCCCACAGGTCGTCCCAGTAGTGCGGCTTGTCGCGCTCGCCGAGGTGTTCGGCGCTCCAGCCGCTGTGCAGCAGTCCGTACTGGTCGCGGTTGTCCCGCAGCCAGCGGGCGCCGTCGATCACGTACGGCGTGTAGAGCTTCGCGCCGAACGCGGCGGCGCGGCCCTTCGTGCGGTCGAAGCGGCCGATGGCCCAGAGCGCCTGCCCGTTGCTGTCCCACTCGCGGTCGTCCCGTTCGTGCGGACCGCCGTAGAAGCCGTACTCGGCGCACGGCCCGATCCGGCCCGTGCCGCGGTTGAACTTCAACGGGTAGTGCGTGCCCAGCTGGTGTTCGGCGAGCGCGCCGTCGCCCACCAGCGAGCAGGCCGTGGCCTCCACGGACGAGTCGCGGATCCAGAACGAGTCGTACACGGTGGGGCCGGGGTGGATCTCCCCGTGGTCGGAGAGGATGAGCAGCTGCGACCGCGACTGGCGGAACAGGTCCGTCAAGTGCGCGACGGGCTGGGGGAGTTCGGGCTGCAGGCCCTGTCCCAGGAGCTTCGTCGTCCAGAACGCCCGGTTGGCCTCCTCCAGCTCACCGGCCGGCACGGACCTGATCTCCGCGAGGTCGTTCGCCCCGCTGTACAGGTCGACGGGCAGCCGCACGTCCAGCTCGAACACCTCGTCGTCGACGACCCGGAACGGCCACGCGAACGCCGCGCTGCACAACCCCGCGACCTGGTCCTGAGCCTGCCCGGCGCCGTTCAGCTTGCCGCCGTTGACCAGGTCGTGGAACGGGCTGTGCGTCAGATAGGAGGCCGGGTCTGCACTGAAGTCCGGGTTGCCGTACACGCCGTACTGCTCGGGCACGGTGTCGAACACCGGACCCCAGCCGCTGTTCGTCTCCACCCGGTTCTCCACCGGCAGATACCGCAGGAACGTCAGCCTCCGGTCGGTGATCTGCCGCCCGTTGCGGTCGTGCCGCTGGAAGCCGCTCGGGCCCGCGGGCATCACCGCCGCGCACAGCCGGCCCTCGCGCGGCTGCCCGGTCGCGGTGCCCACCGTCACGCGGGTCACCACGAGATCGCGCTGCCGCGCGCCGACGGGCGTCGCGAAGGTGCGCTGCACGAACTCGACGCCGTCCGGAGCGCGGAAGTCCGTGAGGACGACCGGCAGGTGCGGTGCCTCCATGCGCTGCGACACCGTGCCGTCGCCGGGCAGCTGCGGCAGGTGCAGGGCGCCCGTCGCAGGGTCGTGGAGGAAGAAGAACAAGCAGTACTTGTCGTAGACCGGCTCGATCTCACCGGCCTGACCGATCAGTGACTCCTGACGGTGGTCCTTCACGCCCACCATGTGCCAGTAGCGGTACAGGGCATTGGAGGCCAGGGCGGCTTGTTTCGTCTCGTACGTTCCCGAGTCGAAGTCGTCGCTCCAGCGCCGGAAGGCCTGTTGCGCCCACCACGGCACGGGACAGGGCACGTTCGCCCGTCCCGCCCAGCTGCGCCACATGACCTCGTAGAACATCCACTCATGGGTCTGCGCCATCTGCGCCATGGGTTCACCCCCTGGCCCACCGTCGCACCGAGTGGGGCGGTCGTAAATCCACCGGGGCGGGTGGTCAGGCGCCCCGCGCCGCCATCCGTGCCTTGCGCGCGGCCAGCTTCTCGTCGAACTTCGACGCCTCCGCGTCGAGCCCGCTCATGAAGAAGCCCAGCTCCTCCTGCGCCTTGAGGCCCTCGGGGCCGAGTCCGTCGATCTCCAGGACCTTCAGGAAGCGCAGCACGGGCTGCAGCACGTCGTCATGGTGGATGCGCATGTTGTAGACCTCGCCGATGGCCATCTGCGCGGCGGCGCGCTCGAAGCCCGGCATGCCGTGGCCCGGCATGCGGAAGTTGACGACCACGTCGCGCACCGCCTGCATGGTGAGGTCGGGCGCGAGCTCGAAGGCGGCCTTCAGGAGGTTGCGGTAGAAGACCATGTGCAGGTTCTCGTCCGTGGCGATGCGTGCCAGCATGCGGTCGCAGACCGGGTCGCCCGACTGGTGGCCGGTGTTGCGGTGCGAGATGCGGGTCGCGAGCTCCTGGAAGGCGACGTACGCGACGGAGTGCAGCATCGAGTGGCGGTTGTCCGACTCGAAGCCCTCGCTCATGTGCGCCATCCGGAACTGCTCCAGCTGGTCCGGGTCGACGGCGCGCGAGGCGAGGAGGTAGTCGCGCATCACGATGCCGTGCCGGCCCTCCTCGGCGGTCCAGCGGTGCACCCAGGTGCCCCAGGCGCCGTCACGGCCGAAGAGGGAGGCGATCTCGTGGTGGTAGCTGGGGAGGTTGTCCTCGGTGAGCAGGTTGACCACCAGGGCGATGCGGCCGATGTCGGTGACGGGGGACTGGCCTTTCCCCCACGCCTCGCCGTCCTCGAAGAAGCCGGGGAAGTTCCGGGCGTCCGAGAACGGGACGTACTCGTGGGGCATCCAGTCCTTGGCCACCTTGAGGTGGCGATTGAGTTCCTGCTCGACCACTTCCTCCAGCGCGTAGAGCAGCCGGGCGTCGGTCCAGCTGTCCGCGCTGCCGAGATGGGGAGAGGTGATCGTCACGAGGGCTCCAGGGGGACGGGAGTACAGAGGGTTCCATGGGCGGTGCGAGCGGTGCACTACCTACGGTTTCGTAGGTTACGTTTCCGTAGGTTAAACCCTCCGTAAAGAGGCGGTGAGCCCGCCCCCCAGCCGCACCCGCCGCCTCGCAGGCCTCACCACTGGTCAGGCGTACAGGTCACGGAGTCGGACTGAGAGGCACGTCACACACCCTTCGAGCTTCTCGAATTCGCTGATGTCCACCGGAACCGGGTCGAATCCGAGATCGGCGAACAGCTCGGCGCTGCGGGGCGCGCTCGCCGCCATGAGCAGATGTGAGCCGCCGAGCAGCACCACGTGCGCGCCGGCCTCCTCCGGTACGGGCAGGAGGCGCGGGAAGAGCGAGGGGCTGTCGACGAGCGGCTCGTACCCGATGACCGTCCCGTCGGGCAGCGCCGTCACGGCGGACTTCAGATGCAGGACCTTGGCCACGGGCACCGAGACGACCCGCGCCCCCAGCGGCTCGAAGACGGCCCGCAGCTGCCGTACCCCCTCGGCGTTCGTCCTGCCGCCCCGCCCGACGTACAGGGTGTCGCCGATCTTGAGCACGTCACCGCCCTCCAGCGTGCCCGGCTCCCACACCCAGTTGACCGAGCACCCGAGCCTGCCCACCGCCTCCTCGACGCCCGTCGTCTCGCCCCGCCGGGAGCGGGCGCCGGACCGGGCGATCAGGGCCACGTTCCGGAAGACGACGACCGCGTCCTCCACGAACACCGAGTCGGGGCACGCGTCCGCCGGCTCCACCTCGAAGGTCTCCCAGCCGTGCGCGTCCAGCGCCTCGACGTACGCCTCCCACTGCCGCAGCGCGAGGCGCGCGTCGACCGGGGTGCGTTGCAGGTGGGTGACCAGGCCCTCCGCGAGGCGCGGGCTCGGGCGGCGGATCAGGGCCTTCTTGCTGGGCACGGGCGGCTCTCCTCACGCGGGCACGCTGGGTGGCCGCAACATCATGCAGCGCGCCGCCCGCCCCCGCCCAGAGCGCCTCGCAAGTGCTCCGCCGTGAACGAGCCCTCGGTCCGCAGCAGTTGCTCCGGTGTCCCCTCGAAGACGACCTGCCCGCCGTGCTTGCCGCCGTCGGGACCGAGGTCGATCACCCAGTCCGCGTGCTTGACGACGTCGAGGTTGTGCTCGACGACGATCACGGTGTTTCCGGCGTCGACGAGCCGGTCGAGGAGGGCGAGCAGCCCGTCGATGTCCGCCATGTGGAGTCCGGTGGTGGGCTCGTCCAGGACGTAGGTCGTGCCTGTGCGGTGCAACTGGGTGGCCAGCTTGATGCGTTGGCGCTCACCGCCGGAGAGGGTGCTCAGGGGCTGCCCGAGCGTGAGGTAGGTCAGGCCCACGTCCCGCAGTGCTTCCAGCCGACGGCGTACCGACGTGTCGTCGAGGCGCGCGAAGAAGTCCAGGGCCTGCTCGGCGGTCATCTCCAGTACGTCCACGACGGACCGGCCGCCGACGGTGAGCCGCAGCACCTCCTCCTTGAAGCGGCGCCCTTCGCACACCTCGCACGTCGTGGTCACCGGGTCCATGAACGCCAAATCGCTGTAGATGACCCCGCGCCCCTGGCAACGCTCGCACGCGCCCTGCGAGTTGAAGCTGAACAGGCTCGCCTTCGCGCCGGTCTCGCGCGCGAACAGCTTGCGCACCGTGTCCATGATCCCGAGGTACGTCGCCGGGGTGGAGCGGCCGGAGATGCCGATGGACGACTGGTCCACGACGACGGCGTCCGGATACGCGTCGGTGTAGGCCTTCGACACCAGGGTGCTCTTGCCGGAACCCGCGACGCCGGTGACGGCCGTGAGGATCCCGGTGGGCACCCGCACGCTCACGTTCTTGAGGTTGTGCAGATCCGCGTTCTTGACCCAGTGGCCGCCGACGGCCTCGCGCGGGTGCTTCTTGATGCCGGTGGCGCGCCGCAGGTGGCGGCCGGTGAGGGTGTCGGCCCGGCGCAGCTCCTCCGGTGTGCCCTCGAAGACGACCAGGCCGCCTCCGGTCCCGGCCGCCGGGCCCATGTCGACGACGTGGTCGGCGATCGAGATCACGTCGGGATCGTGCTCGGCGACCAGGACGGTGTTGCCCTTGTCGCGCAGCCGCAGCAGGAGGTCATTGAGGCGCCCCACGTCACGCGGGTGCAGGCCGACGCTCGGCTCGTCGAAGATGTATGTCATGCCGGTGAGGCTGGACCCGAGATGGCGCACCATCTTGAGGCGCTGTCCCTCGCCCCCGGAGAGTGTCGACGTCTCACGGTCCAGGCTGAGATAGCCGAGGCCGATCGCCTCGATCCGCTCCAGTGCCGCCACGGCGGCAGCCGCGATCGGCCCCGCCACCGGATCGTCGACACGTCCCAGCTCGCCGATCAGGTCGGTGACCTCCATCCGGGTGCAGTCGGCGATGCCCAGGCCGTTGACGCGGGTGGCGAGT
This window encodes:
- a CDS encoding HEAT repeat domain-containing protein — encoded protein: MHKPLDEPPYALFLEALRHPDADVRGAAADGLNPMAAGSPVEGEAVEGLVGLLDHDEETVVRVAAARALAGLDCAEERNAGAVTDALQRHADSSVPALRAVSFRDALARNIPDAYDRLLHELASPDAHWGFVAACLFAAVDDGFRLPDDIRPRVLERLERLEASGWTDRCAEPDGCPDPDDLAEMLSRLREGLRADAN
- a CDS encoding acyl-ACP desaturase, whose amino-acid sequence is MTITSPHLGSADSWTDARLLYALEEVVEQELNRHLKVAKDWMPHEYVPFSDARNFPGFFEDGEAWGKGQSPVTDIGRIALVVNLLTEDNLPSYHHEIASLFGRDGAWGTWVHRWTAEEGRHGIVMRDYLLASRAVDPDQLEQFRMAHMSEGFESDNRHSMLHSVAYVAFQELATRISHRNTGHQSGDPVCDRMLARIATDENLHMVFYRNLLKAAFELAPDLTMQAVRDVVVNFRMPGHGMPGFERAAAQMAIGEVYNMRIHHDDVLQPVLRFLKVLEIDGLGPEGLKAQEELGFFMSGLDAEASKFDEKLAARKARMAARGA
- a CDS encoding ATP-binding cassette domain-containing protein, coding for MDQNHKDTPLDTHRHIAIDGARENNLKEVSLRIPKGRLTVFTGVSGSGKSSVVFDTIAVESQRQLNETFTWFVRNRLPKYERPHADAIEELSPAIVVDQKPIGGHSRSTVGTMTDIYSVIRVLFSRHGTPSAGPATAYSFNDPTGMCTECDGLGRTVRPDYDRILDPARSLADGAIRFPPFAVGTWQGQTYTNTPDLDTHKPVGEFTAAERRFLLRGGGGRATRKVNVDNTGGARDIDYEGLADRFERLYLNRDLSALSQRTRDMVQGFLNEGPCPACHGARLNPAALATRVNGLGIADCTRMEVTDLIGELGRVDDPVAGPIAAAAVAALERIEAIGLGYLSLDRETSTLSGGEGQRLKMVRHLGSSLTGMTYIFDEPSVGLHPRDVGRLNDLLLRLRDKGNTVLVAEHDPDVISIADHVVDMGPAAGTGGGLVVFEGTPEELRRADTLTGRHLRRATGIKKHPREAVGGHWVKNADLHNLKNVSVRVPTGILTAVTGVAGSGKSTLVSKAYTDAYPDAVVVDQSSIGISGRSTPATYLGIMDTVRKLFARETGAKASLFSFNSQGACERCQGRGVIYSDLAFMDPVTTTCEVCEGRRFKEEVLRLTVGGRSVVDVLEMTAEQALDFFARLDDTSVRRRLEALRDVGLTYLTLGQPLSTLSGGERQRIKLATQLHRTGTTYVLDEPTTGLHMADIDGLLALLDRLVDAGNTVIVVEHNLDVVKHADWVIDLGPDGGKHGGQVVFEGTPEQLLRTEGSFTAEHLRGALGGGGRRAA
- a CDS encoding WhiB family transcriptional regulator is translated as MQIEMTAEPELAWQEQALCAQTGAEFFFPEPGSSVREAKDICRMCDMRTACLEYALNNDERFGVWGGLSEKERYALRRETRA
- a CDS encoding LacI family DNA-binding transcriptional regulator; amino-acid sequence: MTEEPRPTLEAVAARAGVSRATVSRVVNGDPGVREVLAEKVRRVVDELGYVPNRAARSLVTRRHDAVAVVIAEPETRVFADPFFALQLRGISKELTAHDIQLVLLLTEGRDDHERVGRYLAGGHVDGALVFSLHLDDPLPGIIRRAGVPTVFGGRPGWPQAEGGGPDAPYVDCDNRGGARDAVRHLVGLGRRRIAHITGALDQTSAVDRLDGYRDALPDVDPALIAEGDFTPAGGERAMRELLDRTPQLDAVFAANDLTASGALRVLRERGRRVPDDVAVVGFDDMLPVAEQTEPPLTTVRQDIEEMGRLMAGMLLQGRAGQERGTGAEGEAESGAGPAGVVLPTSLVRRASA
- a CDS encoding glycoside hydrolase family 64 protein; this translates as MISRRTFLTTAAGAAGALTYPAWGSALSPGAQAGTAGGRAAPATCELALANKSLPGQVRAYVTGHEQGTGRWVLLKPDGGVYRPESPSAPQTPLPVDCAIPLSAAGSAPKVLTLPQMFGARVYFVRDDKLDFFLNPGPALVEPAFATRADPNYGRTWSFCEFTFNPQQLYANISYVDLVTALPIGLTLEGDGRHTVAPLPDGAVDRIAADLTAQAGKDGQPWDKLVIRGDDGGVLRVISPQNLMAPYFDRPGQMPFRDVWNSYIDKVWDKYRGTDLRIDLQGGRGVFTGRVNGDVLTFNGGHSFPKPTSKDIFTCNHGPFANNPNDPDDKKGLLARLAAGFNRSIMLTHPQQPNGTSTADYYRDPVTNHWSRVVHANSPIGYAFPYDDVRPDGQPDVSGAAHDGNPRRFTVSVGS
- the ddaH gene encoding dimethylargininase, with protein sequence MPSKKALIRRPSPRLAEGLVTHLQRTPVDARLALRQWEAYVEALDAHGWETFEVEPADACPDSVFVEDAVVVFRNVALIARSGARSRRGETTGVEEAVGRLGCSVNWVWEPGTLEGGDVLKIGDTLYVGRGGRTNAEGVRQLRAVFEPLGARVVSVPVAKVLHLKSAVTALPDGTVIGYEPLVDSPSLFPRLLPVPEEAGAHVVLLGGSHLLMAASAPRSAELFADLGFDPVPVDISEFEKLEGCVTCLSVRLRDLYA
- a CDS encoding VOC family protein, encoding MLNNRFMTGAPVWVDMCAPDLGSVSGFYRELFGWELQQGAADVGGYSQYQLSGRTAAGAMAISGDEAAPAWTLYFRTPDVDATVKAVEQAGGSTLFEAVDILDLGRMAGLVDAAGVPFSVWQQGELKGLDVLNEPGGLLWTELYTPDVAAATAFYGAVFGWQTTEAAFPGGSYTMVHPADGSADDMFGGIVPLASDPSETGAYWLPYFQVDDCDAAVARAREGGGAVRMEPVSMEGVGRFAKLADPAGAKFAVLQPSPPGEQGR
- a CDS encoding polysaccharide deacetylase family protein; translated protein: MRTPSAVALNRPVSRRMLGVAAAGLLAAEWRAPGPETAAPAHAALRHTPAPVDERRLRALFGSENRVIATRERVVAVTFNAAWNDAGLGRMLAELGRRHAPATFFLTGDFADRHPRVVRRVVAAGHGLGNHSFSHPRFKDLTAAGRRREVRAADRALRAAGAGAALTPFFRFPYGETAPGHIREVNELGFADIEYTADTNGWKGTEGGMTVDRAVRRAVDALRPGAILQLHVGASEGRTDVLDARALPRILDAVVGRGYRVTDLRALLAPTARRRPRTVLPQGT